In Paraburkholderia youngii, the genomic stretch AATTCGCGTCGAAATTCGCCAATGTCGCGCTCGCTCACCTCACGCGCGAATACCCGAACAAGCTCACGCACTCGCTCGCAGGGCCGCAGGACGTGCAGGGTCCGCGCGCCCTGCATCCGATCTTCTACGGCAGCTACGACTGGCATTCGTGTGTGCACGGCTACTGGTTGATCCTGCATCTGCTCGAACGCTTCCCCGATCTGCCCGAGGCCGCGCGCATCGTCGCGGTGGTCGACGAGCATTTCACCGAGGCGAACGTCGCCGGCGAACTCGCGTATCTGGACCTGCCGCACAACCGCGGCTTCGAGAGGCCGTATGGCTGGGCATGGCTGCTCGCGCTCAGCACGCAGTTGCAGTCGATGAAAATCTCCGAAGCCGCGCGCTGGTCGAAGACGTTCGCGCCGCTCACCGAGACGTTCGTCGAACGTTTTGAGGAGTTCCTGCCGAAAGCGACCTATCCGCTGCGCGTCGGCACGCACTTCAACATGGCGTTCGCACTCGCACTGACACTCGACTTCGCGCGGCATACCTCGCGCGAATCGCTCGAAGCGCTGATCGTCAGCACCGCGGAGCGCTGGTATCTGGACGACGTCGCGTGTCAGGCGTGGGAGCCGGCCGGCGACGAGTTCCTGTCGCCGTCGCTGATGGAAGCGGAGTTGATGCGGCGCGTGTTGCCGTCCGCGCAGTTCGCCGACTGGTTCGGACGATTCCTGCCGGACCTCGGCGCGAAAAAGCCGGCGACGCTGTTCGAACCCGTCACCGTCACCGATCGCAGCGACGGCAAGATTGCGCATCTGGACGGCCTCAATCTGAGCCGCGCGTGGTGCCAGCGTGCGCTCGCGCGTGCGCTGCCCGCCGGCGACGTGCGGCGCACCCTGTTGTTCGATGCGGCCGAGCGTCATCTGCGCTGCGCGCTGCCGCATGTGGCGGGCGACTACATGGGCGAGCACTGGCTCGCCACGTTCGCGACACTCGCGCTCGAAGCCTGAGCGACCGGAAGCGAACTGAACCGGCTTTAAAGAAATAAAGCCGTGCTGCTTGGGGCGCTTCAATGCGAAGCGCCCTTTTCTTTGCCCGCTCAAAGTCGTTGCCCGCGGCGGTAAAATCTCGCAAGGCGATTGCGCCGCTTAAAAGGTGGAAGTTTGACTGAGTTCGAGCAGGGTTTCATTTTGACCCGGCATTGGCGGGACACGCCCGCCGGCACGGAAATCGAGTTCTGGCTGGCGACGGACAGCGGGCCGCGCCACATCCGTCTGCGCCCTCAGCCGTCCGTTGCCTTCATTCCGGCCGAACATCGCGAACGCGCCGAAACGATCCTGCGCCGCGACGCGCCGCTCGATCTGCGTCCGCTCGAATTGCACGACTTCCAGCATCGGCCGGTCAGCGGGATTTACTGTGCGCAATACCGGCAATTGAAGGGCTTCGAAAAGCGCTTGCGAGAAGGCGGCGTCGATGTCTACGAGGCTGATATCCAGCCGCCCGAGCGCTACATGATGGAGCGCTTCATCACCGCGCCGGTGTGGTTCAGCGGCGTGCCGCAGAACCAGGGCCCGTGGCTCGATGGCGAGCTCAAACCGGCCAACGGATATCGTCCGCCGTTGAAGCTCGTATCGCTCGACATCGAAACGAGCGCGCATGCCGAGCTTTATTCGATCGCGCTCGAAGGCTGCGGCGAGCGGCAGGTGTATATGCTTGGGCCGCCGAATGGCAACGCCGCCGACGCCCTCGACTTCAAGCTCGAATACTGCGAAACCCGCGCGCAACTGCTCGAAAAACTGATCGAGTGGATGGAGCGGCACGATCCCGATGCGATCATCGGCTGGAACCTGGTGCAGTTCGACCTGAAGGTGCTGCAACAGCATGCCGAGCAGTATCGCGTGCCGCTGCGCATCGGCCGCGGCGGCGCGGTGATGGAGTGGCGCGAACATGGCGTGACGCGCAATCATTTTTTCGCGGGTGTGGCGGGTCGTTGGGTCATCGACGGTATCGAGGCATTGCGGTCGGCGACGTGGAGCTTTCCATCGTTCAGCCTCGAATATGTGTCGCGTTCGGTGCTGGGCGAAGGCAAGGCGATCGACAATCCGTATCAGCGCATGGACGAAATCCAGCGCCGCTTCGACGAAGACAAGCCCGCGCTCGCACGCTACAACCTGAAGGACTGCGAGCTCGTCACGCGCATCTTCGCGAAGACCGAACTGCTGCCG encodes the following:
- a CDS encoding DUF2891 domain-containing protein, whose translation is MTIQFTREFASKFANVALAHLTREYPNKLTHSLAGPQDVQGPRALHPIFYGSYDWHSCVHGYWLILHLLERFPDLPEAARIVAVVDEHFTEANVAGELAYLDLPHNRGFERPYGWAWLLALSTQLQSMKISEAARWSKTFAPLTETFVERFEEFLPKATYPLRVGTHFNMAFALALTLDFARHTSRESLEALIVSTAERWYLDDVACQAWEPAGDEFLSPSLMEAELMRRVLPSAQFADWFGRFLPDLGAKKPATLFEPVTVTDRSDGKIAHLDGLNLSRAWCQRALARALPAGDVRRTLLFDAAERHLRCALPHVAGDYMGEHWLATFATLALEA